TCAtcttctatatataaatcttCTTTTCTCATACCTAATCTTTgcataaaatttttttttttttctaaattcatattacttaagaaattaaaaatcaaaatatcACCAGgtgatattttattatgtgctataatttttttatttttgattaaattacatttatttttatattctacAAATATCTTAAAATTTAAAGGATCATctgaataaaaatattcattattaatataattttttaataaatcataattatatttagtGATATATCCTTTTTCCATAGCTTTTAAAATCTTCTGAATTAATCTAAGTTCTAATTGTTTAGGTTTTAGATGTATATCGCAGTGTAGAAAATCTAAGCATATGAGAGATGAATCATTGATTTTCTCTTCTGCATaaatatcaaaatatttGAATACAAATAAAGCGGTTTTGGTtctataattattattattattgatattgttaatattattattattattattattattaatattattatcattattattaatattattatcattattattaatattatcattattattattaatattgttataattttttgatGATATCATCGTCCTTTTATTATAAGGCAAATACAATATATCTATAGTAGGAAATAAATCATTTGATTCTTTATTTGTCTTTTTAAACAAgtcatataaatatatattactatgCATTTTCATATCTAAAGGATAATAACGATGTATATCATTCGATGATAACAAAACATAGAaacatttctttttttttaaatgatcATAGGATGATGAAGAGGAATCACCGTCAGAATGTGATGAACATGAAACATATGAATAGAATGTATTGTTATTTGTTGATTCGACATTATTAGTTGGTGAtgtattatcatttatCACATGTGGTTCGACTTTAATATTTGTCAATTTGTTTTTTgatatatgttttatatatttatctaaTGATTTTACAGTACAACATGAAGGTACAGATGATACAGAAGATGAAGAATCAACAGACGAAGTATATGCGGATGATAAACTAACAGATGATGTATCACTATCACAATATTCACTATCATAATAATCACTATGATTACTTTCGTTATCTATTATGTTActatgattattataatttattatttctttattatcatgattactttcattttttattagaacattattatatatatctttttcatctttacttttttctttcatatgtttataatatgtttcTTTATAACGATCATGTATTTTGTCAACATGcatattcttattattaatatttccatttttcttttctcCGACATTGGATATAATTCTttcatctttattattatttggaTTTTCTTCATTCTCTTCTGATTCTTCTTTCTTCTCATGTGAATTTATATCATAAGAACTATGGCGTGTATTTCTCATTGTATCCATTTTGttactactactactacaactactactactactacaACTActagtattattattattattttttttattattattatttttattattattattttttttattattattttttttattattattattttttttattattattattttttttattattattatttttatttttattattggTGGGACATTTTCGAGTTGAAGCATCATTAGATATATCCTTTTCAcatgtttttattttatcatgTGTTGGTTCATTTTTCTTCACACTACCATCCTGTGCTACTTTCACATTGGTTATAGActtatgaatattatttttattaattctttttaacATCCTAGCTTTGTGTTTATCGCTCTTCCTAGCATATATCCtcttaataatttttaatattttataaaatgcTTCAATAACCGTTTTACTACGATCAAATTTAATATTGAATAATGATGGGATACCATATGGTGGAAGGTCGTGAAAAGATTTATGAACATAGGAATATTTATCAAAAACTCTTATTTTAACATATTCAAGAATTTCATCTTTAAgtttatatctttttttattaatgaTTTCTTCTAGTCTACATCTTTTAACAACTTGAGGATTTACAACAGCTGGATCACATTCTTTAATTAGTTTTGGTATTAAAGACTTTTTAACATATACTAACATATATGCACTATAATTTTTTAGTCTTTGTTTTATCTTATCCGATATATCGAAATCGTATAAATCGTTATCTAAATTTAAATCATAACCACCaaaattatcattaataaCGGAATATTCACTGACTCTAAAaattttatcatcatcacATTTTAGCCAGAAGTTTTCATTATGCTTATAActaaatgaataataatgacCACTGTTCATGTTCCCTTGATGAACCGAAACCGCTTGTAGTACATATTGACTTCCGCTTTTATTACAGTATTTTGATAAGTCTAATTCTTTATAAAATTCGAAACgattatttaattttactGTTTCCATTCTTTGTAAATCAAATGTAAATCGttttaataagaaaatacatatattagGAAAGCTTAAGAATCTCATTCCTTTTTTGGCTTTCTGTTTACCATAACCATCCgtttcataaatattatctCCTTCTAAGATTTCAGCTTCAATTGCTTTATCTAATGATTcgtatatattattacacCCTTGAACATCTAATTGGATATCTTCATATGTTTCTTTTCTTATACTTTTATAATCTATATCTAAACATTCAATATATGTTTCAACTTCACCTTCAAACATCTTTTTTACTGAACCTTCAACTACCGTACCTTTCATCTGTTCTTCAACCTTATCTAacaataattttaataactCGTGTGTATCTTGTTGAGTAAATACATCACTTGCATCCCATCCAAATGATCGTATCAATTCTTTACAAGAAACAGCTTCGTTTACGGTAtgtaatttataaaataaattttgtaAGGCTAAAGACGTTGgaagaatatttttcttctcaTTCTCTTCTTCTAGGAggatatttttataatctACTTCTTTTGATTTGCCATGTTTATTCgattttttctttttataataataagatgatgaagaagatgAGCATGACACATAAGCTGACGAACCTGAAGAAGTAATTGATATGACGGATAAGTCACTGTCTGAGTAATTAAAATTGTACCTGTTCTGTATATTTGTgtcataataattttcttcatcatcaaCATTACCGTGATGATTACCGTGATGATTGCCGTGATGATTGTCGTGATGATTGTCGTGATGATTGTCGTGATGATTGTCGTGATGATTGTCGTGATGACTGTCGTGATGATTGTCGTGATGATTGCCGTGACCATTACCGTGATCATTATTGTGACCATTACCATAATCATCACCATAATCATCACCATAATCATCACCATAATCATCCCCATAATCATCCGCATAATCATCCCCATCAACATCACGATTATCTTTCATGAGTTGCTCATCAGTGTGTAACtcataaattttattaatgcTATTCATACTATCAAtattgttaatattttcaGTATTGTTCATATTCCCAATAGGATGTCCACTTGTCATATCATATTCATCATCATGGTTATTAATTTTAGTTGCACTTAATGAAGCATgattcttcatttttttattatttattaagaGATTTGATTTACTATTagatgaatattttttttttttttttcgaGAAATGTTGGATATATTAGAAAAGTTGTCAGATGAGGATACTTGCGATATCCCATTTTCCATACTCTCTGCATTGTCTGCACTTTCAAAAATTTCAATGTTTTTTgcattattttcatattttctttcattattagcatatttaataatttttttttttttttttaaattctttttaGCATCATGGAGACTTTtctttttacttttttttccGTGTTTGGATACTTCGTTaatatttgaattattGGTATGACAAGTGAAATTGGCATTATCATTTCCCTTATCATTAATTCTTGTATTTTCGATAGATGGGTCTGATGAGGAAACATTTGAATATGTATGtttcttataattttttatttcatactgataattattattttcacatttattattatttttgtggttatttttgtaattattTTCGTTGTTATTAGTATCGCTGTCTATTAAACTATTTGTAGTATTATTTGGTTCCTTTGAAAAAGATTCATCTCTTAATAATAAGGGACTCttactactattattacttCTATTATTACTTCTATAATTACTTGTATTATTActtctattattatttctattattacttctattattacttctattattatttctattattatttctattattacttctattattatttctaatattattattattattgttggtagtatttttttcatttgatGTGGCTTCATAGGGTATATCCTTTATTGCCagattatttaatttatgGCATGAGCCATTAGGCAATATGAGAGATTCctctttttgtttttcttgAACAATGTTATCATGATTCGAATATATAGGTATTGAAGAaggtgataataatatatctttagAAGAATATTgatttgtattattattattatgaatacCTACATCATAATCagatttaatatttttaattttttctcttGTATTATAAGAAAGACGATTTAGTTTATTATATgctttattatttgatatattGATATTATCATCTTCTTTTTGTTCATCCATTTGATCATTCATTTCaacattttgtttttttggttctttttttaaatattgtGCATCTTGATTATTTTCTAATCCCATAGAATTGTCACTCTCATATCCTCTGACATTTcgaaataatatattattaatatttttattattattatcaccatttttattatcataattgttgtcatgataataatccgggttattatttaaaggtaaaatatttttgcTAAACCTGTgcttctttttatattttctttttttcttattaaatTTCTTCTTGAAAAATTTCAAAGTTTTTTTTcctataatattttctatattaaaTATCATCATACATACAGCTTTCctaaaaatattgatatGATATAAAAGTTGAAGTAAAGCATTCATATAACATGTAGCTCCATGATTTTTTAATCCAACAAAACCTGTTCTCATTTTACTATCATAATTAATATCTCtactatttttataagatTCTGAACCAAAAGGAAAAACACCAGCTCTTAAAATGATTTCTCCATTTTCACTTATAAATCCTGGTTCTCTTAATTTTTCGAAAGGAACAAAATTATGCCATCCTCTATCTGTATTTAAATgattaaaattaaaatgatcaattttataatatgatttTCTATAATCAgctatatttattaatataatataatattgaaCATTACTAAAACCCCAATCACTAACCCAATCATCTTTTGGAATAGTTTCTATAAATGAAGAAGCAACtggatatataaaattattagCTCTTGATTTAgctataaataatattctaaatataaaatttggACATATTTTCCATTCAGAATATACTTCTTcattatttcttattttttcaaagAAATTATCAACAACTAATTctatttcattttcatttacTGGTCTTAAattcttataattatacatacCATCAAAATCTATATTGGTATTAATCTCAAAgttattatctatattgtctctatcattatatttactaCTACTATCATCATTACTATCATCAACACAAATCTCATCGATTTCACATGAATTTATGTTCTGTTCATGATATCGATTAAAACtactataattattaaaattattcataCCTTCGTTCGTACCATTTTCTAAATCACTGTCTGATGAATTAACGCTTCCCCTACGTCTTCTATAACTgtcttcttcttcttcattattattaaacatttttttttttttttttttttttttttttttttttNNNNNNNNNNNNNNNNNNNNNNNNNNNNNNNNNNNNNNNNNNNNNNNNNNNNNNNNNNNNNNNNNNNNNNNNNNNNNNNNNNNNNNNNNNNNNNNNNNNNNNNNNNNNNNNNNNNNNNNNNNNNNNNNNNNNNNNNNNNNNNNNNNNNNNNNNNNNNNNNNNNNNNNNNNNNNNNNNNNNNNNNNNNNNNNNNNNNNNNNNNNNNNNNNNNNNNNNNNNNNNNNNNNNNNNNNNNNNNNNNNNNNNNNNNNNNNNNNNNNNNNNNNNNNNNNNNNNNNNNNNNNNNNNNNNNNNNNNNNNNNNNNNNNNNNNNNNNNNNNNNNNNNNNNNNNNNNNNNNNNNNNNNNNNNNNNNNNNNNNNNNNNNNNNNNNNNNNNNNNNNNNNNNNNNNNNNNNNNNNNNNNNNNNNNNNNNNNNNNNNNNNNNNNNNNNNNNNNNNNNNNNNNNNNNNNNNNNNNNNNNNNNNNNNNNNNNNNNNNNNNNNNNNNNNNNNNNNNNNNNNNNNNNNNNNNNNNNNNNNNNNNNNNNNNNNNNNNNNNNNNNNNNNNNNNNNNNNNNNNNNNNNNNNNNNNNNNNNNNNNNNNNNNNNNNNNNNNNNNNNNNNNNNNNNNNNNNNNNNNNNNNNNNNNNNNNNNNNNNNNNNNNNNNNNNNNNNNNNNNNNNNNNNNNNNNNNNNNNNNNNNNNNNNNNNNNNNNNNNNNNNNNNNNNNNNNNNNNNNNNNNNNNNNNNNNNNNNNNNNNNNNNNNNNNtataaaatatatttttcatcatattttattgtatttttattaaaaatttattaagtTTGTTTGTgacatattatatgtacaaagttaataaacatttataataaatgaaaaaaaaaaaaaaaatattctatatgtataatatttatcctaaaaaataaaaaaaaaggatgaaaaaaatggaCATAAGGTAAATTAGATATATTTGCACATATTATAAGGTCTTgaattttttgaataataaaaagaaaaattataccagacatggatatataaaggaaattcataaaataatttatctattatatatatatatatatatatatgtaatatttccttttatttttgttgttGAGTATTCATATTGCACAATATTACAATTgtgttttatattattactttaAAAGAAAAGCAATATGGTAATATATCctcttttgttttttatgtttttttttttttcttcttttatcAATTCATAATAACGTAGAAAGGAACTATAcgtataaatatacatcatacatttattatataaaatatatattaaatatatatatatatatatatatgtttatttatgtgtatccctttcaatattataatttgtataatttaACTCTAAAATaggaaaaagaaaagaaacTTTTAAGTTATTActaataattatatgttttaaaaaatatatatttttaaagaagtctttttgtaaaaataatgtttCAAAATGACAAgtctataaaaaaataaatgtagTTATAAGATTAAATACTTcgtattatatataaacatatacTAAGTGGTAAATTTATGTTATTCGCATTCTACTATATTTAcgaataatataattataagagaaaacaataattatttattaagggaataaaatatacctatttaaaaagataaataaGGAAGTATGtgtttataaattatttattatattattttattttttttttctaaatatatatgaatgcaaaaaaatatattttatacatatatatattgttaaaGATATAAAGTGATACTCTctaaaaatttaaaaatatatattttaaatataaattctGTCCTAATAAgtatacataaaaatataaatataaatatatatatatatatatatattattattttttatttaatttttttgtattgTTAAATTTTTTGTGTAAAAACTATGTTCATGTTTTCAAAGTAATATAAAACGTgtaataagaaaatataaatataaatataaatacataaatatatatatattaaaaatatttcattaaatgtacctaaaatatattatacaattAATTTTCCACTTAATGTAGAAAATtaacattttaataaagaaaaaaaaaaaaaaaaaaaaaaaaaaaaaatatatatatatatatatatatataaataaaggtttattaaataaatttgtataaataaatgtatatgtataaatataaatatatatatatatatatatatatatatatattgagtttttcttttttactTGTATTTTTTGATTAACCATATGAACAGTTCAGGAAGTTCCTTCAATTCTTCGAGGAACTTATTGAATAGTCCCCGAACATCCAATATACTAAATATGTGTTCTCAAAATcataacaataaaaattataattcagataatgatatattaattaatgTGATTTTAGAAAACTGTGTACATGAATGGtttccttttttaaaagatgaACATGATGATATAGATAAGGGAGATGAAAAGAACCAACATAACTTAAATAAcgaaataaataaattgaagaaatattataaaggAGTAAAATCTTCTGACTTTCCGTTACCAAggttatataaaacaaatcGAAGTATATGTAACTTGAATGAAGATAATGAAGATGAatctattttttataatagtaatagtatatatatgaatatattaaatgaaagTAATACAGAAAATGTACAGacaaataattattttaatgaaTTTGTTAATCATcaagaaaataaagaaacAGAAGGAGAACTTATATAcgataaaaagaaaaaagaagagCAAAAAAGTGATGAAAAATGTGTAAATGTTACAAATGATGTCAATGAgaatatttctttttatgaTTGCATAGGTGATATCAGtagtattaataataataaatatgataataataataataataataataataataatgataataattatgataacaacaacaacaataataataataataataataatattgatgaGGATGAATATGTTCAGGAAACCTTTTCATCACGTGAGGAAAAAACATTGAACACtaaaaatgagaaaaaggaaaatttaaaacattatatagatatcaaggataaagaatatttaaaaaaaaaaggagaCGAAGGTGTTAGTAAAGAGGAATGTGAAAATGTGTCATTAGAAGTAAGAAGAAATTATAGTtgtgataataaatataatggTAAACGTGatgatttttataatgACAAGAGTGATCATATTAATCATTCAAATTTTGATAGCTCTCCCTTTTGGCTAAAAAATTACAAGAACATTTCTAActatagtaataataatagtaatagtaatatcacccatatgaataatacatataatagCATGAGCAGAATTGAAAGTAATTATAGTATTAAAGATgaggaaaataaaattattaatgCAAATAACAAAGaagttaatatatacaatacTATAGATGTAAATGTGGATTCTACAAATAATGTCAACAAAGTAGAAAatgatatttattttgataatgataatagaaatataaattccATCATTcaagaaataaaaaatgaagaagcaaaagaaaaagattTTACAATGGATTCATATGGAAATATGTACCTACGTATATGTCTGAAAgtcttaaaaaaaaacgtagattattttttatcacCCATGAATTTAAGTAATGAAAAACTTgtttatgaaaaaaaaaaaattaaagaaattttaaaattgtatgataaattattttatagCCATTTTAAATTCATACCAAATAAAATTTACAAAGAAATATTGAGACCTATATATACCTACTATCAAAATTTAAAGTCCAATATGGTAGGAGGTGTATCTACTACATCCTTCGACGCAAAATCGAGAAATGTTTCTATTTCTTCATCCTGTTCTTCTTTTCGCAGGGATTTTGATATTCCAAAAAAGAACGGTACATATCAAAAATGtgcaaatatatatatatatatttatttatttatttatatatacgtGCGTTCGGATTTTccttttaatttattatacattatttacttatttattttattttattttatttttttttgttgtaGCAACGTGCAAAGAAGATGAAGAAAGCAAAGTTatacaaaagaaaaattcATTTTCCAGCGATTATACCAATTTAGGGAGCTTttcaaatattattaatgaCATGACtgttaaaaatatattacagGAGGTTGATGAAAGTTCAGATATTAGTCATTTAGAAACGgattataaatatatatacaaagatttattaaaattgaAAAGTTTATTGTTAAAGAAAAgatattacaaaaatattttattcgAATATCAAAAGAATTTTGTTCAAATTAATAATAGATGTGTTAAAACATATAGGGATATATATCCTGTGGAAAAGGAGTATAAAACATATACTCAAATAAAAAAGCAAACTATTGAAGTGATCAATTCgattaatataaattataaaaaatattactcaaatatataaacagaaattataacatgtgaaatgtattatatatatatatatatatatatatatatgtatatatgtatgtatgtatgtattatttgttattttaatttttttgtttatattaatattctTATCTTCCGCTTGTAAATAAGACTCCCATTTCATTTTCTCTCATATTTGGAATTAATACTCTTATTAgtatttaattaattttgaACATGTTATATGTGTTCACATTCAAACTTGTTTTACATTATACTTGTAGAACATAATTAAgggaaaataaaatgaacatttcttaatttaataaatatatatataaattttttttttttttttattaaaaatatagccatatatatatatatgtatatttttttatgaacaGTTCAGgtaaaaaaagaataaagtatttaaaaaaaaaaaaaaaaaaaaatgcacacatatatttccatatacatataattatatttttttttattttatgatattCACATAAGTGAGCAATGATTTAATATTactgaaaaaaaaaaaaaaaaaaaaaattcatatatcattggaatcattattattttcatatttttcaaaatattttctaaaatataaaacagctgcgtttatattttttaattgaTCTTCTGGAAAATTgagaatatttttatcttcaGGTACTTGTTCTTGCTTTTTCAATcttgtatttttaatttgtgCTCTTAAATTAATCattcttttttgtttcaTTAATTTCCTTTTGGTGGTTGGTGGAACATGTCCtttatgtttttctttCAAGTATTCTACATTTTTACATTCTTTAACACCttttaaaaacattttaataacTTCCACTTTTGTTAAATCTTTTCGATTAACCAAATCAATTTCCACACTAGCATTCCTCAAGCGCTTCATATAGGTAGTAAAATTACGTTTCCATATGTTCCTAtgttttttcattatatttgGAAAGACAAAAAATGCGTTATCATTTTTCAAAGTTATAATTAAACATTTATATGGTACAAATAACAAAgcaaaatataaaaagataatCTTCATTTATCAATGATGTGTATATAcagaaaaaattaaaataaataggCAAAACAAAATGAGTTATATATTAGGGGAAATTTTCTGACATTACATCAGTcaaataacaaaaaaaaaaaaaaaattaaataaaatatacaaaatgaaaaaatatatatatatatatatatatatatatatatgtattaattaAAGGCTTAGACCgtaaaatatttgaaaattttatattaattcaAGTGCATATAGCTAAATACTCCTAAAAAAggatattaaaaaaaataaaaaaaaacaaaaaaaaataaattgacaaatatataatatacaaagtataattataatacaGGTATATGTACAAATCgcaataaaataaattattgtgaaattatatatgtaaattttttaaatgtgTCGAGAGGAATGAAAAAATAGCATATACAAATGGAAAATGTTCACTTACCAATATATAACACCAAGGAACACA
The window above is part of the Plasmodium reichenowi strain SY57 chromosome 7, whole genome shotgun sequence genome. Proteins encoded here:
- a CDS encoding hypothetical protein (conserved Plasmodium protein, unknown function), with the translated sequence MKIIFLYFALLFVPYKCLIITLKNDNAFFVFPNIMKKHRNIWKRNFTTYMKRLRNASVEIDLVNRKDLTKVEVIKMFLKGVKECKNVEYLKEKHKGHVPPTTKRKLMKQKRMINLRAQIKNTRLKKQEQVPEDKNILNFPEDQLKNINAAVLYFRKYFEKYENNNDSNDI